The nucleotide sequence GTTTCGCAGTCTTTAACCTGTcttataatggttttttttgttttcaaaaaatgtgaCGAGCCTCGTTCAACGGTCGGCATACAGTTTAAAAGGGAGCCATACGAAGATGGTGCGAATGGAATGACTTTTGCCAGTAATCTAGTTTTTTTACCTGTGAAGACTACACCTTCACGGAAAAGTGGTCACAACAAATAAAGTCATTGCCCCTAAGTTGTGTTTGGCATGATGTGGAGCACATCGATCGTTCTGATTCCTCCAGTGGAACCTTGAAAAACGGCACCATCCCTCCCTGGTGTTTCCTAAAACAAAATGCACACtttctcattttattatttatttttgaaaaatcttatgaatttaaataaattactaatatacaaaatttcaatttttaaattacaaaatttgaatgtttttaaaatatattgcgTCATTTCATTCTGTGGTGACAgctacatggacacggcgaaagaaaaaaaaaatacatcagctgatttactgatATCACTTTctataaattcgccttgaaatATTTCGAGTTTAGACATTGTGACATTTGTGGTAAACCTATCTCATATTCAAGGCCTCCGTGAACCACAATTTTATATTGAGCTACAATTTGTAGTGAAAACATGCCAAATTTTATGATGTCCTAGGAAAAAGGGGATTTTTCTTTTGCTGACGTACCTCAATATGCGtctccaataaatttttttatgcttgAGTATTAATGAGAACCTTATTTGTAAAGCGGGCTTATTATCTCTATTTTGGAAAACCAATAAGGAAAATTAGAGAAATACGAGTATGTTTCGTTATACAAAGTCCGTAGAGTTTGTTTGCAGGCACTTCGATATTTGgtgaacgaaaaaaaatactttaaaagttGCTTCTCTATTTCGATTATGGTACCCCGTAGTCATACCCCGTTTGCCATTTTTGCGAGGTGAATATAATAAGCATATCTCGGTACCACTACAGCTTGAACAAAATTAGTTTCGACAGAtgcttcttcggtggcatgcGATCAACGGtcatgaaaatattgttttcacagacgagaaaatgttcactgattaataagcaaaatgagAAAATCTTTGCTAATATGGTActtctaaaaatgcaaaaattgttgCTCCAAGATTTCTGCCTGGCAACCCTTCAGCCCCCGTAATGATTTGGTAGGGATTaacttgtaaaggcgttacatctcttcatttctgcgaaaaagaggtCCAGATCGGGGCGAAAGTTTACCAGCAGAATGTCTTAGAAGGCATGTTgcagcagttgagcagtactctcttcaaggAAAAGctttggatcttccagcaaaatTCCGCTCCAGCTCATAAGGCAAAAAGATATACCCAACAgtggtcaaaaaataatatttgtgggTTCATagtcgcagaagattggccatcGGGAAGTACAGATCTGAgttcattggactacagtttgtcgTGAGAATTGAAGAACATGGCCGGTCGAAGACCgtacagaaatttggagagcccCAAGCAATTTGGTTCGAGCCGCGATGtgaatatccatggaaaccctGTGTGCTGCAAGAGCTAAATGGCCTAAtcatttgaaggcttgtgtaaaagcaatcaattatcatttcgaatgaaaattaaaatttttgttaatatttgtgtatttatacATACCTAGCGCGATTGGCGagctcctcatcctatttgtggcatgcgtcttgatgttgttccacaaatggagggacctacagtttcaagcgactccgaacagcagatattttttatgagaagttttttcatggcagaaatacactcagaggtttgccattgcttgccgaggggcgaccgctattagaagaactttttttagttttagtgctTCATCGAGatgcgaacctacgttctctctataTTCCGGATGACagtgacgcaccaacccattcggctccgACGGTCGtctttactttttaatatttacatgattaaataattaTCTTCACTGAAAAGGTATTTTAATTTCACATTTATAACGGAATTAACTTGCAACAGGAATACGTATTCACTTAACCTAATATTTCCTCGATTCCAATTTTACCTCACAACACCTCATTTACAATTCACAGCGTCATGGAAAAGGTGAACCTATTTTGCACATCAATCTGCGCAGCCTTGTCTTCTATCGTTCTTGGCATAAgccaatacaaaataatttataagatTTGGAAACATAAATTCGACATTATTTACTATCttatcaaaaatatgtatgttaggTTATGCCCAAAATAGCAGAAATCAGTCTTATCGGTACCTTTAATTTGGTAGTGATTATGAAttcattaatgcattttgtctACAAAGTAAGCTTCTTAGATAAAAGAACGATTATTTATTCACATATATTAagttcttaaaataaataatcaaaaaaaaaaaaaaaaataaataaatataaaaataataaaatcagtgCACTGGCATTTGTGACACTTGAATTTGTTTTCTCCATTTCACATACTTTTAATCAGGGAACATTATCACTACGGATTTTATCACAGCAACTGATATTCCATCATTACTTTAAGACTTTAAAATTTGCaaccaataataataaaaaatttcagggTCTTATTCAATTGTTCGAAAAATATTATCATATAtcgagatattttttttatttaaaaaaaaataataattttgacagagttatttttttactctgaaataatgattattttatgaattttatttttttgatggcaaaaacgaaaaaaccaaaataaatgtacATTTTTGAGTTTCATTTGCTTTGGCAGTTCGAAAAACTCATATCGCCACACCCCACCTCAACTGATGTAATCTCAGCGGAGCCTagcaaattataaataattttttttgctttaacgtAAATTGATTTTGAGCTAGCGTTGCACACACATTGATGTGTTTATAATTATGAAGGTTCTTTCTTTAATCCTTAACGGCCGAAAAGGCCCCAATACGGGGACATGAAAAGAATtcagttttcatttaatttacttGTCATTGCTGtagttttctttaacaaatattgcAACTTTGAAAGGTGGgcaagtttcaaaggccggtgttgattttgaataaaatatatttttttttttttggaaattattatcattcatctttattatgataatattggtacggttcaattacgtatggagcaaaatattggccaaatagcagccgcggcctcggcggcacacctccaaagaccaccaaatccaaatagttccttatctaaagggtagttaagttttaagggccgatgttgattttaattaaaatacaattcttttaggaaattattgtcatttctctttattacgataataatggtatagctcaattacgtatggaacaaaatatcggccaaatggctgtcgcggcctcggcggtacatctccatccgatggtccaaattttcaatgacgctgaggcgtaattgaggttctatgctgttaatgtgccgaattatctcatcttttagcaCTTGAATTGGTGCTGGCTTATCggtgtacaccttttctttcaaataactccaaagaaagaagtccaacggtgtcgttgacgtttaggtgtggttcacattcaacaccgccccttgaaatttaaccaccctttacatccCTGTTTTGCTgatcatataaaattataaatcaagtaaatatattgacttcatatctaaataaatgagttaaaatgtttagtttaagttttcTATAAGTATGTATTTTCGAATTTCACCTCATTTTCCATCGTCTTATGGGCGAGTATTACAAAGACAGCTCTCGGCCGTTAAGgttttatattacatattccttttttttgcCAACCTTGCTTGCGGACAAATGACTACTAGGGTCGACagcttaaatatatataattatattcttATTTTCATGATGAAAATGGATAcagtaagtatttttttgtttatttcagttTAGGCTatgttattttcaacaaaaaatgtatctatgtacattaTTTTGTAAGTAGCGAAAGAGTGAACGAGAAATAGGTCCAAGAATTAAACATTCCCAAAAAGTTAGATCCCGTAAATCGACAGAAAAGGATGACGATTTTATTGAGCCAAACTCAATCTATGATCCTGTCAAGTGCTCTGAGACAATAGGAACTTTAGCAAAATAGCAACATTTCTACAACACAACACAAAAATCTACAAACCAGCTATATAACGCCAGCTTGGAGTGCAAAGTCGCTAAGTATTGCCGAGtagcttttttgtattttctgagcgattaattaaaaattgaaatgtgaTTCTTAACctttaacttatttatttatatattcgaGAAACACGACGTTTAGAGAATATTATATAGATAGATTCAAACAGAGGCCTTATGGCAAGAGTTGTATAAGAAACTTCTTAAAAGTAGACTTAAAGTACGAAAAATCAAAGTCTAAGGAAGAAGCATAAACATTAAATTGAGCTAGCGTCCTCCTGAAAGGTGCATTCAATCCATAAACAATTTTAGCAAtaccctcgtaaaagaggtgtcgctgctgatactacttttgtgttcgctctagtaatatactggtgatttgaaggtgtataagtgaggtctcgatcgcagtagttgaagcgtaaataacttttttttatctgacgtcaaaaatgtttgcgttcgtcccgaaaaaaaggGCAGAAATTCTGATGGAAATTTTTCGATTAATTCAGATTATCAAAGTTTTAAATGCCACGTTTTTAATATACAAAGCATTTCTGCAATTGCGGCAAGGCACGGCGGTTGGAGTGGTCTATTTAGCGGAAGTTAATTTATATCTCAAAAAAGCGGCAGTAACAGTTAACTctcattacaaaaatattttttaattttttattatttatgttataacttattgatattaaattttattaatttctctGTATCCGGGTCGGTGCTCGCCGCGACGCTCGCTAAGCTTATCAGTAAAATCTTGGTTAGCAACGGAAGAAACTTTATGAAGTTTTGTTTTGGGCATGCATTGTGTGAGCTCCTTTTCCTTTCGACACCGTCTGATGGCGTATTCTAGGCTACCTGCCAATTTCTCTACTAGTTACTTCTTAATCTCATACCTATTTTTCGGCATTGGTACTCATTATATTTACCCTTATCCATAATATTAGCAAACATTAATGACTCCATTGCTAACAATTTTCATAGGGAATTTCCTCATCGTCTCCTCATATTACAAATAACTCTCGTTTGTGAGCCGACCGAGAAGTCGTACAATTGTAGCGAGTTTCAATATGTAGTGCAAGAAGACGATACAgtcttgttgccatttagacaACACTAGATGGTGCCAACCCTTGCAGTGGATTATTGGTTGAGAGAAGAAACACAATGGTTGGCCCTCATTTCGACTGCCGTGCATCGATTCCGAAGAAGATTTGTCTCCATTTTTTTTCTCCCCATCCACATTTTTACATAAACTTTTCCGACTTGCATAGAAGAAAAACATGAAATATTGCgtgcataaaaaattgtttttttatttaaaacattatttaaagttACACCAATTTAATTCTTCAATTTGGAGCAGGTTTTGATATCAGAGGGATATTGAGTGAACACCGAAATCAGGTCGGTTATAGTGGAGACAGCGCAACCGGCATAGGTAGCTGGAGTGGATGGCAATTTCTTCGCCAGACTAATAGTCTTAGAGACCTGTCCCTTCAgtgtaatcattttatttatcaacTTTATGAAACAGCTGAATGGAGTTGTCTTATTTCCATCGGTCGCATCGTCGAGAGCACCGTTGTTGCAAACGTTGCTGTTCAGGTGGATGAGGTCATTGCAAGTGATTACAACCGCTTGTACTTGGCTAATAAGTGCGGTAAAGCTCTTCAAGGCGCCAGTGTTGCAATCCTTAACGGCATTGAGGAAATCTACTGCAACATTGCGAAGGTTCATGACTGCTTTCATGGAACAATTAACACCTTTCAGAGTACGTAAACTGGCTTTGAGAGTAAAGTAGAATACCCGCAAAACATTGAATGAGTCCGCTTCAGTGATCTCGTCGGCGAAGTCCAAAGGAGTGAATTCCGCTAGTTCTTCATTTTCAATACTTCCATGCGAGAAATCAATATCGGCCTGAGGATAAGAGGATCGAAAAATTATTGCTGTTGAAGATACACTTATTCTGGTAATCGAATATTTTTACTTACCGCGGCTACTGCCAAGCACAGTCCAAGGATGAATGCAAGCACAGTTAACTTCATTGTGATTTGTTTGAGTTGTAAGCACAGTTGTCGTTGGCAATGAATCGCAGCACGCTTTTATACCGTTGGGAATACTAAGGGTGCTAAGCAAACACACGTGACACCGATGTGGAGAATTAAAAATTGCATATCTTTgaactgataacaataatttttatcagAAATTTTTATCGAGTATCCCATAAGCCCCCGAACAATGCCGAAAAATACTTGGCTTAAGAAACGAAATCTTCCtatcgaaaaattaaaagttcacTATTGTTTACGGTTAATGTGGCATTATTTAGTTTATAATATGGTAAAGATCGCAACTTCAGTTTCTTCGAGGTTGTCTAGACAATTTCAGTTCCAATGgcttaaattttctaattataattaataaatatattttactgaCATGTACCGATTGATCCAGTCTGTAGCTCGCATTCTGCAGATCCGAACCGATCATTGAATAATGAAAGAAGGGAAAATCTCGTCcgtgaataataataaataaagaaacacaTGGGGTACTGTTATTTAAAGTGAGGCTAACTCTACTCataatattttatgcaaaaaagttgaaattgaataatGGGCGAAAGCAGCTTTGCAAGCAACAAATAATGTAAAGCAGATTTACTGCGACTACATACCCTGATTTTAATTCCCCGCCATCTTTCGCCAATTATCCTAATTCAACctttttgcatgaaatattaGAGTCAGGCCTTAGAAATCTCTCGCATTTCTTCCAAAATTGTTCAGGATTATGAGGGTGAGTGCTAAATTTCTTCTAAGACACAGGAGGAATGAGATACGAGCTACAATCTGCGAAGGTTGCTGAAGAACATTTCCGAGAGAATAATTACTAATCTAATTGAACCTTCCTATCCTCAGACAGAGGAGCAATGAGCTACAAGTCAAAATCCGCGAAGTTTACTGAGGCATATTTGTAGCTTCCTATGCTCAGACAGAGAAGGAGTGAGCTCTCAGCAGACAATGGCACGCTtccacttatacatatgtacatatatatatatatatatatatatatatatatataattggcgtggaCATCTTTTGTGGGTGTTTGactgagctccttctcctatttatggtatgcgccttgatgtttttccacaattggagggacctacagtttcaagccgactccgacggagggttgccattgcctgccatggggcgaccgctattagatacaactttttctttattttgata is from Anastrepha ludens isolate Willacy chromosome 4, idAnaLude1.1, whole genome shotgun sequence and encodes:
- the LOC128861649 gene encoding uncharacterized protein LOC128861649, whose translation is MKLTVLAFILGLCLAVAAADIDFSHGSIENEELAEFTPLDFADEITEADSFNVLRVFYFTLKASLRTLKGVNCSMKAVMNLRNVAVDFLNAVKDCNTGALKSFTALISQVQAVVITCNDLIHLNSNVCNNGALDDATDGNKTTPFSCFIKLINKMITLKGQVSKTISLAKKLPSTPATYAGCAVSTITDLISVFTQYPSDIKTCSKLKN